The Providencia sp. PROV188 genome includes a region encoding these proteins:
- a CDS encoding exoribonuclease II, with protein sequence MFQDNPLLAQLKQTLHAKTPRVEGLVKSTEKGFGFLEVDGQKSYFIPPPQMKKVMHGDRISAAVHTDKDREFAEPEELIEPFLNRFVGKIQKKDNDNRLFVIPDHPLLKDAISCRPINGITHEFKQGDWVVAEMRRHPLKGDKGFYAEITEYITFGDDHFAPWWVTLRRHQLDRAEPAMVESERDDEGLERVDLTDLHFVTIDSASTEDMDDALYIEKTAEGNLKLYIAIADPTSYIKEGSELDKLALARSFTNYLPGFNIPMLPRQLSDDLCSLRPNARRPALVCVTQILQDGAIDSNIEFFSAWVESKTKLVYDEVSDWLEEAGSWKPQSDADTQQILLLKEMADKRLQWRHNNALVFKDRPDYRFVLDENGNVVDIVSESRRTANRIVEEAMITANLCAANVLKNKLGFGVFNVHMGFEPLQIEQVVQTLKDNGIEAKGEELLTLEGFRQLRRLLDSQPTQFLDSRIRRFQTFAEVKADPGPHFGLGFDAYATWTSPIRKYTDIVNHRLLKSIIAGAPTPEKPTEELSLKLAERRRANRMAERDVGDWLYSRYLKPFEGTDTKFPAEIIDITRGGVRVRLVDNGAVAFIPAPFLHSVRDEIQCSQETGSVLIKGEKAYQLNDIIDVNIAEVRMETRNIVARPAA encoded by the coding sequence ATGTTTCAAGACAACCCATTATTAGCGCAACTCAAACAAACGTTGCATGCCAAAACACCTCGCGTCGAAGGTCTGGTAAAAAGCACTGAAAAAGGCTTTGGCTTTTTAGAAGTCGATGGACAAAAAAGCTATTTCATTCCACCGCCGCAAATGAAAAAAGTGATGCACGGAGATAGAATTTCTGCCGCTGTTCATACGGATAAAGACCGTGAATTTGCCGAGCCTGAAGAGCTTATCGAGCCATTCCTTAACCGTTTTGTTGGTAAAATTCAGAAGAAAGATAACGACAATCGCCTGTTCGTTATTCCTGATCACCCACTGCTAAAAGATGCTATCTCCTGTCGCCCAATCAATGGTATCACTCATGAATTTAAGCAAGGTGACTGGGTTGTCGCAGAAATGCGTCGCCATCCATTAAAAGGCGACAAAGGTTTCTACGCAGAAATTACAGAATATATTACCTTCGGTGATGACCATTTCGCACCGTGGTGGGTTACGTTACGCCGTCACCAATTAGATCGCGCTGAGCCTGCAATGGTGGAAAGTGAGCGTGATGATGAAGGCTTAGAACGTGTTGATTTAACTGACCTTCACTTTGTCACCATCGACAGTGCAAGCACTGAAGATATGGATGATGCGCTGTATATCGAAAAAACCGCTGAAGGCAACCTGAAACTGTATATCGCGATTGCCGACCCAACCAGTTATATCAAAGAAGGTAGTGAGTTGGATAAACTGGCATTAGCCCGTTCATTCACTAACTACCTGCCAGGCTTCAACATTCCAATGTTGCCTCGCCAACTGTCTGATGATTTATGTTCACTGCGTCCTAATGCTCGTCGCCCTGCTCTGGTTTGCGTTACGCAGATCCTGCAAGACGGTGCCATTGATAGCAATATTGAGTTCTTCAGTGCGTGGGTTGAATCGAAAACTAAGTTAGTTTATGACGAAGTTTCTGATTGGTTAGAAGAAGCTGGTTCTTGGAAACCACAGTCTGACGCTGATACTCAGCAAATCCTGCTATTAAAAGAGATGGCTGATAAGCGCTTACAGTGGCGCCATAATAATGCCTTAGTCTTCAAAGATAGACCGGATTACCGTTTTGTTTTAGACGAAAATGGCAACGTGGTGGATATCGTCTCAGAAAGCCGTCGTACTGCAAATCGCATTGTTGAAGAAGCGATGATCACCGCTAACTTATGTGCGGCTAACGTGCTGAAAAACAAATTAGGTTTCGGTGTATTTAACGTCCATATGGGCTTTGAACCTCTGCAAATCGAACAAGTGGTTCAGACCTTGAAAGATAATGGCATCGAAGCAAAAGGTGAAGAACTATTAACCCTTGAAGGCTTCCGTCAATTACGCCGCCTCTTGGATTCACAGCCGACTCAATTCTTAGACAGTCGTATTCGTCGCTTCCAAACCTTTGCGGAGGTGAAAGCGGATCCGGGTCCTCACTTTGGTTTAGGTTTTGATGCGTATGCCACATGGACATCGCCAATTCGTAAATACACCGATATCGTCAACCACCGTTTGCTGAAATCGATTATTGCAGGCGCACCAACACCAGAAAAACCAACTGAAGAGTTATCCCTTAAGCTGGCAGAACGCCGCCGTGCTAACCGTATGGCTGAGCGTGATGTGGGTGATTGGTTATATTCCCGCTATCTGAAACCGTTTGAAGGCACTGATACTAAGTTCCCTGCGGAAATTATCGATATTACTCGCGGTGGTGTGCGTGTGCGTTTAGTGGATAACGGCGCCGTTGCCTTTATTCCTGCGCCATTCCTGCACAGTGTTCGTGATGAAATTCAGTGCAGCCAAGAGACTGGCAGTGTGTTGATCAAAGGCGAAAAAGCCTATCAATTAAACGATATTATTGATGTCAATATCGCCGAAGTGCGTATGGAAACCCGTAATATCGTGGCTCGCCCAGCCGCGTAG
- the osmB gene encoding osmotically-inducible lipoprotein OsmB has product MKRILSFVIIATVALGLSACSNMSKQNKNTAIGATVGAVGGAILTDGSALGTVGGAAIGGIIGHQVKK; this is encoded by the coding sequence ATGAAACGCATCCTCTCTTTTGTCATTATCGCAACGGTGGCACTGGGTCTCAGTGCTTGTTCAAATATGTCAAAACAGAATAAAAACACAGCGATTGGAGCGACTGTCGGTGCTGTTGGAGGCGCAATATTAACGGATGGAAGCGCACTGGGCACAGTAGGCGGCGCGGCTATCGGCGGGATTATTGGACATCAAGTGAAGAAGTAA
- the yciH gene encoding stress response translation initiation inhibitor YciH: MSDANSRLVYSTDIGRIEEEKPKAERPKGDGIVRIRRETSGRKGKGVCVVTGLDLDDAELTKLAAELKKKCGCGGAVKDGDIEIQGDKRDLLKQLLEAKGYQVKLAGG, from the coding sequence ATGAGTGACGCTAACAGCCGTCTCGTCTATAGCACAGATATAGGACGCATTGAGGAAGAAAAACCGAAAGCCGAGCGTCCAAAAGGCGATGGTATCGTGCGTATTCGCCGTGAAACATCCGGTCGTAAAGGCAAGGGGGTTTGCGTTGTGACGGGCTTAGATCTGGATGATGCGGAATTGACAAAGCTGGCCGCTGAATTGAAGAAAAAATGCGGTTGCGGCGGTGCAGTAAAAGATGGTGATATCGAAATCCAAGGTGATAAGCGTGACTTGCTGAAACAATTACTTGAAGCTAAAGGCTACCAAGTTAAATTGGCCGGTGGTTGA
- the pyrF gene encoding orotidine-5'-phosphate decarboxylase: MISSTENLVRVNTDSPIIVALDYETADAALAFVDRIDPRDCRLKVGKEMFTFNGPQFVKSLHDRGFDVFLDLKFHDIPNTVARAVSAAAEMGVWMVNVHASGGARMMEAARQALESYGKDAPLLTAVTVLTSMDASDLAGVGINLTPAEHAERLALLTKQCGLDGVVCSAHEAKALKAVCGQEFKLVTPGIRPVGSEVGDQRRIMTPQQAIEVGVDYMVIGRPITRSEDPALTLQQINQSIKDIA; this comes from the coding sequence ATGATCTCCTCAACTGAGAACCTCGTTCGCGTAAACACTGACTCGCCTATCATTGTGGCTCTAGACTATGAAACTGCAGATGCCGCACTCGCATTTGTTGATAGGATTGACCCGCGCGACTGTCGCTTGAAAGTGGGCAAAGAAATGTTCACATTTAATGGTCCTCAATTTGTTAAGTCACTCCATGACCGTGGTTTTGATGTTTTTCTGGATCTTAAATTCCATGATATTCCGAATACGGTTGCTCGTGCAGTTTCCGCAGCGGCAGAAATGGGCGTTTGGATGGTGAATGTTCACGCTAGCGGCGGCGCACGAATGATGGAGGCGGCACGCCAAGCTCTTGAAAGTTACGGTAAAGATGCTCCTTTATTAACGGCTGTGACCGTATTAACCAGTATGGATGCATCGGATTTAGCGGGTGTTGGTATTAATTTAACGCCGGCAGAGCATGCTGAGCGTTTAGCGCTGTTAACTAAGCAGTGTGGTCTTGATGGTGTCGTGTGCTCAGCACACGAAGCAAAAGCGCTAAAAGCAGTATGCGGGCAAGAATTCAAGTTAGTCACGCCAGGTATTCGTCCTGTAGGCAGCGAAGTGGGTGACCAGCGTCGTATTATGACCCCACAACAAGCGATTGAAGTAGGTGTCGATTATATGGTAATTGGGCGTCCGATCACCCGTAGTGAAGACCCAGCGCTGACCCTACAACAAATTAACCAATCCATTAAGGATATCGCATGA
- the lapB gene encoding lipopolysaccharide assembly protein LapB, with amino-acid sequence MFELLFLLLPVAAAYGWYMGRRSAQQDKQQHANRLSRDYVTGVNFLLSNQQDKAVDLFLEMLKTEDSSAFEAHLTLGNLFRSRGEVERAIRIHQSLVESAALSFEQRLLATQQLGRDYMAAGVYDRAENMFQQLTDEVDFKQSALQSLLSIYQLTSDWGKAIETATKLVKLGSEELREQIAHFYCELATQELASDDIDEALSLLNKGEQADKNCARVSIMKGRIFIEQGNYDKAISSLVQVYHQDRELVSETLPMLYECYRHTGLAEGWETYLRQCVDGNTGAIAELYLADIIVEKQNHEAAASYINDQIQRHPTMRLFYRLMDYHLAEAEEGRAKESLILLRKMVGEQIRTKPDYRCHKCGFTSRSLYWHCPSCRSWDTIKPIRGLDGQ; translated from the coding sequence ATGTTCGAGTTGCTTTTTCTGTTGCTACCTGTTGCCGCTGCATATGGCTGGTACATGGGGCGCAGAAGTGCTCAGCAAGATAAGCAGCAGCATGCAAATCGCTTGTCCCGTGACTACGTGACAGGCGTGAACTTCCTATTATCTAATCAACAAGATAAAGCCGTTGATTTATTCCTCGAAATGCTCAAAACGGAAGATAGCTCCGCCTTTGAAGCTCACTTAACTCTCGGTAACTTATTCCGTTCTCGTGGCGAAGTTGAACGCGCGATTCGTATTCACCAGTCGCTGGTGGAAAGTGCCGCGCTTTCTTTTGAACAACGTTTATTAGCCACTCAACAGCTTGGTCGTGATTATATGGCCGCGGGTGTGTATGACCGTGCCGAAAACATGTTCCAGCAATTAACCGATGAAGTGGATTTTAAACAGAGTGCGCTGCAATCTTTGTTATCGATTTATCAGTTAACCAGTGACTGGGGTAAAGCGATTGAAACGGCAACCAAGCTGGTGAAATTAGGCTCTGAAGAGTTACGGGAACAAATCGCCCATTTCTACTGTGAGTTGGCGACTCAAGAATTGGCGAGTGATGATATCGACGAAGCCTTAAGCCTATTAAATAAAGGCGAGCAAGCTGACAAAAACTGCGCACGCGTTTCGATTATGAAAGGGCGTATTTTTATCGAGCAAGGCAATTATGATAAAGCGATTTCTTCCTTAGTGCAGGTTTATCATCAAGATAGAGAACTGGTTTCTGAAACGCTGCCAATGCTGTACGAATGCTATCGACACACTGGGCTGGCGGAAGGCTGGGAAACCTATTTGCGTCAATGTGTTGATGGAAATACAGGGGCAATTGCCGAGCTTTATCTCGCCGATATTATTGTTGAAAAGCAGAATCATGAAGCGGCTGCTAGCTATATCAATGACCAAATTCAACGTCATCCAACCATGCGCTTATTCTACCGTTTGATGGATTACCATCTGGCGGAAGCGGAAGAAGGTCGAGCCAAAGAGAGCTTGATTTTGCTGCGTAAAATGGTGGGTGAGCAAATTCGTACTAAACCGGATTACCGTTGCCACAAATGTGGTTTTACCTCCCGTTCGCTCTATTGGCACTGTCCATCTTGTCGCTCTTGGGACACCATCAAGCCAATTCGCGGGCTGGATGGTCAGTGA
- a CDS encoding LapA family protein: MKYFLILLLAVAVFIVSITLGSSNDQVITFNYLIAKGDFSLSSLLATLFGVGFVLGWLVCAVFYLRTIVSLKNARRKIRRLESQLGAGEKTISDSTELVTAQNKE, encoded by the coding sequence GTGAAATATTTTCTGATTTTATTACTAGCGGTCGCCGTTTTTATTGTGTCGATTACGCTAGGTTCAAGCAATGATCAGGTTATTACATTTAACTACCTGATTGCAAAAGGGGATTTTTCTTTATCTTCCTTACTTGCAACCTTGTTTGGTGTCGGTTTTGTGCTGGGGTGGCTGGTGTGTGCGGTGTTCTATTTGCGTACCATTGTTAGCCTTAAGAATGCACGTCGTAAAATTAGACGTTTAGAATCACAATTAGGTGCTGGAGAGAAAACTATTTCTGACTCAACCGAATTAGTGACAGCTCAGAACAAGGAATAA
- a CDS encoding phosphatase PAP2 family protein encodes MRKSAYLIAISVIFLLLPPIVMIATGWQWTPEHQPSMKWLLWLTDSAGLPYSYVTFVFLTLLTLIVFRHKRNQWLKLLVVIALCILGAQGVKSLMKSTFQEPRPYVVWLEKTYQIPHQEFYDLKRGARADLIKNTVKSNTLIPKWQRKHWQAETGYSFPSGHMFFAAGWALLLIALFWQQRQYALGIIILCWAQGIGLSRMLLGMHWPLDIIASTLMSALFALLGYWIYQSRFLEK; translated from the coding sequence ATGAGAAAGAGTGCCTACCTTATCGCAATAAGTGTCATTTTTTTGCTGTTACCGCCGATAGTTATGATAGCCACAGGCTGGCAGTGGACTCCTGAGCATCAGCCATCGATGAAATGGCTACTTTGGTTGACGGATAGCGCGGGATTACCTTATAGCTATGTGACGTTTGTATTTTTAACTCTTTTAACGTTAATCGTCTTTCGTCATAAGCGGAATCAATGGCTAAAGTTGCTGGTGGTTATCGCATTATGTATTCTCGGTGCGCAAGGGGTGAAATCCTTAATGAAAAGCACCTTCCAAGAACCGCGTCCCTATGTGGTGTGGCTGGAGAAAACCTATCAAATTCCCCATCAGGAATTTTATGATTTAAAACGTGGGGCGCGAGCGGATTTAATTAAAAATACCGTGAAGTCGAATACGCTTATTCCTAAATGGCAGCGTAAACATTGGCAGGCAGAAACGGGCTACTCATTTCCTTCAGGTCATATGTTTTTTGCTGCGGGATGGGCATTGCTATTAATTGCGCTGTTTTGGCAACAACGTCAATATGCATTGGGAATCATCATATTATGCTGGGCGCAGGGCATCGGATTAAGCCGTATGCTACTAGGAATGCATTGGCCCCTTGATATTATTGCCTCCACGTTGATGAGTGCGCTTTTCGCGTTGTTAGGTTACTGGATATATCAATCTCGATTCTTAGAGAAATGA
- the ribA gene encoding GTP cyclohydrolase II — protein MQLKRIAEAKLPTPFGEFLMVGFEEIATGRDHVALIFGDITGATPVLSRIHSECLTGDALFSLRCDCGFQLEAALKQISEEGRGVLLYHRQEGRNIGLLNKIRAYALQDQGLDTVEANLKLGFKADERDFTLCSDMYKLLGINEVRLLTNNPKKIDIMREAGINVVERVPLIVGRNPSNEHYLDVKAQKMGHMLFKHQ, from the coding sequence ATGCAGCTAAAACGTATTGCCGAAGCCAAACTACCTACCCCTTTCGGTGAATTCCTAATGGTAGGGTTTGAAGAAATCGCAACAGGTCGTGACCACGTCGCGCTTATTTTTGGTGATATTACAGGCGCAACGCCAGTACTCAGTCGAATTCATTCCGAATGCTTAACTGGCGATGCATTATTTAGTTTACGTTGTGACTGTGGTTTTCAATTAGAAGCTGCGCTCAAGCAAATTAGTGAAGAAGGCCGTGGGGTACTGCTGTATCACCGCCAAGAAGGTCGTAATATTGGGTTACTGAACAAAATCCGTGCTTATGCATTGCAAGACCAAGGATTAGATACCGTTGAAGCTAACCTAAAATTAGGATTTAAAGCCGACGAACGTGATTTTACCCTGTGTTCTGATATGTATAAATTATTAGGCATTAATGAAGTTCGCTTACTGACTAATAACCCGAAAAAAATTGATATTATGCGTGAAGCGGGTATCAACGTCGTTGAACGTGTGCCATTAATTGTTGGACGAAATCCTAGCAATGAACATTATTTAGATGTGAAAGCACAAAAAATGGGTCATATGTTATTTAAGCACCAATAA
- the hemB gene encoding porphobilinogen synthase — translation MNNLHSIQRMRRLRKSEQFRDLFQETHLSINDLCLPIFVEEGLDDYAPIASMPGVVRIPEKRLAYEIERIAKAGIKSVMTFGVSHHLDENGSDAWQDNGLVARMSRICKETVPEMIVMSDTCFCEYTSHGHCGVMHGDVVDNDQTIHNLGLQAVAAARAGADFIAPSAAMDGQVAAIRHALDEAGFTDTAIMSYSTKFASALYGPFRDAAGSCLKGDRKTYQMNPMNRREALHESLIDMQEGADALMVKPAGAYLDIIRDLRECTQLPIGAYQVSGEYAMIKFAAQAGAIDETRVTLESLGSIKRAGADLIFTYFALQLAENKIL, via the coding sequence GTGAATAACCTGCATTCCATCCAGCGCATGAGAAGACTGCGTAAAAGTGAACAATTCCGTGACCTATTCCAAGAAACCCACCTCTCCATCAATGACTTATGCTTGCCTATTTTCGTTGAAGAAGGCTTAGACGATTACGCACCGATTGCGAGTATGCCTGGCGTTGTGCGTATTCCAGAAAAACGCTTAGCCTATGAAATTGAGCGTATTGCAAAAGCCGGCATTAAATCTGTTATGACCTTCGGTGTGTCTCATCACTTAGATGAAAATGGTAGCGATGCATGGCAAGACAATGGTCTGGTGGCTCGTATGTCTCGTATCTGTAAAGAGACCGTCCCAGAAATGATTGTGATGTCGGATACTTGTTTTTGCGAATATACGTCTCACGGCCACTGCGGTGTGATGCACGGTGATGTGGTTGATAACGACCAAACTATCCATAATTTAGGTCTGCAAGCCGTTGCTGCTGCGCGTGCCGGTGCTGACTTTATCGCCCCTTCCGCTGCAATGGATGGGCAAGTAGCCGCAATCCGCCATGCACTTGATGAAGCAGGATTTACCGATACAGCGATTATGTCTTACTCCACGAAATTCGCATCAGCTCTATACGGCCCATTCCGTGATGCAGCAGGTTCATGTTTAAAAGGTGACCGTAAGACTTACCAAATGAACCCAATGAACCGCCGTGAAGCGCTGCACGAGTCGCTGATTGATATGCAAGAAGGCGCAGATGCGCTGATGGTAAAACCCGCGGGTGCTTACTTAGATATTATCCGTGACCTACGTGAGTGTACCCAATTGCCTATTGGTGCGTATCAAGTCAGTGGTGAATACGCCATGATCAAATTTGCCGCGCAAGCAGGTGCAATTGATGAAACTCGCGTCACGTTAGAAAGCTTAGGATCCATTAAACGCGCTGGAGCAGATTTAATCTTTACTTATTTCGCACTGCAATTAGCTGAAAATAAGATCCTGTAG
- the acnA gene encoding aconitate hydratase AcnA translates to MSLSLKTNSAATLNVGNKQYNYFSLALAEKQLGSGARLPKSLKVLLENLLRHIDGKSVVDADLQAIIDWQKNAHADREIAYRPARVLMQDFTGVPAVVDLAAMREAVKSLGGNVNQVNPLSPVDLVIDHSVMVDEFGNSQAFDDNVEIEMKRNHERYLFLRWGQKAFNRFRVVPPGTGICHQVNLEYLGKAIWHEEIDGKLVAYPDTLVGTDSHTTMINGLGVLGWGVGGIEAEAAMLGQPVSMLIPDVVGFKLTGKLAEGITATDLVLTVTQMLRKHGVVGKFVEFYGDGLADLPLADRATIANMSPEYGATCGFFPIDEITLAYMKLTGREDDEIALVEAYSKQQGLWRHPGDEPIFTSTLALDMGTVESSLAGPKRPQDRVELSQVPKAFQGAVDLELNKQDKHAHPRVNFQGQEFDLTDGAVVIAAITSCTNTSNPSVLMAAGLLAKKAIEKGLSRQPWVKSSLAPGSKVVTDYLALAGLTPYLDKLGFNLVGYGCTTCIGNSGPLPAPIEEAIKQHDLTVGAVLSGNRNFEGRIHPLVKTNWLASPPLVVAYALAGNMHVNLKTDPLGVDQQGQPVYLKDIWPSSAEIASAVEKVKTDMFHKEYNAVFEGDEAWRALDVESSSTYHWQGDSTYIRHPPFFENMPAQPKPVADIHGANILAILGDSVTTDHISPAGNIKKESPAGRYLQEHGVAVADFNSYGSRRGNHEVMMRGTFANIRIRNEMVPGVEGGYTLHIPTGKQMAIFDAAMLYQQQKRPLAIIAGKEYGSGSSRDWAAKGTNLLGVRVVIAESYERIHRSNLIGMGVIPLEFTGGETRKTLGLKGDERIDVTGLQSLTPSQSITVKITYGDGTVKEVNTRCRIDTATEMEYYRHGGILHYVIRQMLN, encoded by the coding sequence ATGTCGTTGAGTTTAAAAACAAACAGTGCAGCAACACTGAATGTCGGTAACAAACAGTATAATTACTTCAGTCTTGCCCTTGCAGAGAAACAATTAGGCAGCGGGGCGAGACTTCCTAAATCCCTCAAAGTTCTACTCGAAAACCTACTGCGTCATATCGACGGTAAATCCGTCGTTGACGCCGATCTCCAAGCCATCATCGATTGGCAAAAAAACGCACATGCGGACAGAGAAATTGCTTATCGCCCCGCGCGGGTGCTGATGCAAGACTTTACTGGTGTTCCTGCGGTTGTCGATCTCGCCGCTATGCGTGAAGCGGTTAAATCCCTTGGTGGCAACGTCAACCAAGTTAACCCTTTATCTCCCGTTGACTTAGTCATCGATCACTCAGTGATGGTCGATGAGTTTGGTAATTCCCAAGCGTTTGATGATAACGTCGAAATTGAAATGAAGCGTAACCACGAACGCTACCTATTTTTACGTTGGGGACAAAAAGCGTTTAACCGCTTTAGGGTGGTACCGCCGGGAACGGGGATTTGCCACCAAGTTAACCTTGAATACCTCGGTAAAGCGATTTGGCATGAAGAGATTGACGGAAAATTAGTTGCTTACCCCGATACGTTGGTTGGAACGGACTCCCACACCACCATGATCAACGGTTTGGGGGTATTAGGCTGGGGCGTTGGCGGAATTGAAGCGGAAGCCGCGATGCTGGGGCAACCTGTTTCTATGCTGATCCCCGATGTAGTGGGCTTCAAGCTAACCGGTAAATTAGCCGAAGGGATCACCGCGACAGACTTGGTGTTAACCGTCACTCAGATGCTACGTAAGCATGGTGTGGTGGGTAAATTTGTTGAGTTCTATGGGGATGGATTAGCTGACCTGCCATTAGCCGATCGCGCGACCATTGCCAATATGTCACCAGAATATGGGGCAACCTGCGGCTTCTTCCCGATAGACGAAATTACCCTTGCGTATATGAAACTGACAGGGCGTGAAGACGATGAAATCGCGCTGGTGGAAGCCTATAGCAAGCAACAAGGTTTATGGCGTCACCCAGGGGATGAACCGATTTTCACCAGTACCTTAGCACTGGATATGGGCACGGTAGAATCCAGCCTAGCGGGACCTAAACGCCCACAAGACCGCGTTGAACTGAGCCAAGTTCCGAAAGCATTCCAAGGCGCAGTGGATTTAGAGCTGAATAAGCAAGATAAACATGCGCATCCTCGCGTGAACTTTCAAGGGCAGGAATTCGACCTTACCGATGGCGCGGTAGTGATCGCCGCTATCACATCCTGTACCAACACCTCTAACCCTAGTGTATTAATGGCGGCAGGGTTACTGGCGAAAAAAGCGATAGAAAAAGGGCTTTCTCGTCAACCATGGGTTAAGTCTTCTCTCGCGCCGGGCTCTAAGGTCGTAACTGATTACCTGGCATTAGCGGGATTAACACCTTATCTGGACAAACTGGGCTTTAACCTTGTGGGGTATGGTTGTACTACCTGTATTGGTAACTCTGGTCCGTTACCTGCACCGATTGAAGAGGCAATTAAGCAACATGATCTGACGGTTGGGGCGGTGCTTTCAGGTAACCGTAACTTTGAAGGACGCATTCACCCTTTGGTAAAAACCAACTGGCTGGCATCACCGCCACTCGTCGTTGCCTATGCATTGGCTGGCAATATGCACGTTAATTTAAAAACTGACCCATTAGGTGTGGATCAACAGGGTCAGCCTGTCTACTTGAAAGATATTTGGCCATCCAGTGCGGAAATTGCCAGTGCGGTGGAGAAAGTCAAAACTGACATGTTCCATAAAGAATATAACGCGGTCTTTGAAGGGGATGAAGCTTGGCGTGCGCTGGATGTTGAAAGCTCCTCAACCTACCATTGGCAAGGGGATTCAACCTATATTCGCCATCCGCCATTCTTTGAAAATATGCCTGCGCAACCTAAGCCCGTTGCGGATATTCACGGGGCAAACATTCTCGCTATTCTCGGGGATTCGGTAACCACTGACCATATTTCTCCAGCGGGGAATATTAAGAAAGAAAGTCCAGCGGGGCGTTATCTCCAAGAACACGGTGTGGCGGTTGCAGATTTTAACTCTTATGGTTCTCGCCGTGGTAACCATGAAGTCATGATGCGCGGTACGTTTGCCAATATTCGTATTCGTAATGAAATGGTACCGGGGGTGGAAGGCGGCTATACCTTACATATTCCAACAGGCAAACAGATGGCTATCTTTGATGCGGCGATGTTGTATCAGCAACAAAAACGTCCGTTAGCCATTATTGCGGGTAAAGAATATGGTTCAGGCTCTAGCCGTGACTGGGCGGCAAAAGGCACCAATTTACTGGGTGTTCGTGTGGTGATCGCCGAATCCTATGAACGTATTCACCGCTCTAACTTAATTGGGATGGGGGTTATTCCATTAGAATTTACAGGTGGAGAAACCCGTAAAACCCTGGGTTTAAAAGGCGATGAGCGTATTGATGTTACTGGTTTACAGTCTCTGACTCCAAGCCAAAGTATCACCGTAAAAATTACGTATGGTGATGGCACAGTGAAAGAAGTGAATACTCGTTGCCGCATCGATACTGCGACGGAAATGGAATATTACCGACACGGTGGGATTTTGCATTATGTGATCCGCCAAATGCTCAATTAA
- the cysB gene encoding HTH-type transcriptional regulator CysB, whose product MKLQQLRYIVEVVNHDLNVSSTAEGLFTSQPGISKQVRMLEDELGIQIFARSGKHLTHVTPAGEEVVRISREVLSKIEAIRSVAGEHTIPDRGSLKIATTHTQARYALPPVIKTFIERYPHVSLHMQQGSPTQIAEEVCKGNSDFAIATEALHLYSDLIMLPCYHWNRCVVVPKGHPLTEKKNVTIEDIAEYQIVTYTHGFTGRSELDVAFQKVGLEPKIIFTATDADVIKTYVKLGLGIGIIASMAVDPEVDKDLVVIDMRDKFSYSTTKIGFKRTSFLRSYMYDFIWRFAPHLTRDVVDKAIALRNNEDIEEFFKEIELPIL is encoded by the coding sequence ATGAAGTTACAGCAACTGCGATATATTGTTGAAGTGGTTAATCACGACCTGAATGTTTCATCAACAGCAGAAGGGTTATTTACTTCCCAACCGGGGATCAGTAAGCAAGTCAGAATGCTGGAAGATGAACTAGGCATTCAAATTTTTGCGCGTAGTGGTAAGCATTTGACTCACGTGACTCCAGCTGGTGAGGAAGTTGTGCGCATTTCCCGTGAAGTGCTCTCCAAAATTGAAGCTATCCGTTCTGTTGCCGGTGAGCATACCATTCCTGATCGCGGTAGCTTAAAAATTGCCACGACGCATACCCAAGCTCGCTATGCCTTACCGCCTGTAATCAAAACCTTTATTGAGCGTTATCCTCATGTTTCCTTGCATATGCAGCAAGGATCTCCAACCCAAATCGCTGAAGAAGTTTGCAAAGGGAATAGTGATTTTGCTATCGCGACAGAAGCGCTCCATCTGTACAGTGACCTTATCATGTTGCCGTGCTACCACTGGAATCGTTGTGTGGTAGTACCGAAAGGGCACCCACTGACCGAGAAAAAGAACGTTACAATTGAAGATATTGCCGAATATCAAATTGTGACTTACACCCACGGGTTTACTGGGCGTTCAGAGTTGGATGTTGCATTCCAAAAAGTAGGCTTAGAGCCCAAAATTATTTTCACTGCCACGGATGCGGATGTGATCAAGACCTATGTGAAGCTCGGTTTAGGGATTGGCATTATCGCCAGCATGGCGGTGGATCCTGAGGTGGATAAAGATCTCGTGGTTATCGATATGCGCGATAAATTTAGTTACAGCACCACGAAAATCGGTTTTAAACGTACCAGTTTCCTGCGCAGCTATATGTATGATTTTATTTGGCGTTTTGCCCCGCATCTCACACGTGATGTGGTGGATAAAGCCATTGCCTTGCGTAACAACGAAGATATCGAAGAATTTTTCAAAGAAATTGAGCTTCCTATTCTTTAA